One window from the genome of Eucalyptus grandis isolate ANBG69807.140 chromosome 7, ASM1654582v1, whole genome shotgun sequence encodes:
- the LOC120295785 gene encoding L-type lectin-domain containing receptor kinase IV.1-like: MPNGSLDRYLYNQPTVTLNWGQRFKVIKGVASGLLYLHEGWEQVVIHRDIKASNVLLDADLNGRLGDFGLARLYDHGADPQTTHVAETLGYLAPEHTRTGKATKSTDVFAFGVFLLEVACGRRPIQNGDAEDTILVDWVFSFWDGGAILEARDPKLGTEFVEEEMELVLKLGLMCSHAEPLMRPSIRQVLHYLEGDIPTPELSSISGRLTVGHHGGFDDLAKSPSSMEEAFQQSYSAAESLLSGGR; this comes from the coding sequence ATGCCCAATGGGAGCCTCGACAGGTACCTCTATAACCAACCAACGGTCACCCTAAATTGGGGGCAAAGATTTAAGGTGATCAAAGGAGTGGCATCTGGACTGCTTTATCTGCACGAAGGCTGGGAGCAAGTAGTGATCCACAGGGATATAAAGGCGAGTAACGTCTTGCTAGATGCTGACCTAAATGGAAGACTTGGAGATTTTGGGCTTGCGAGACTATATGACCACGGAGCCGACCCTCAAACGACTCACGTCGCAGAAACGCTTGGTTATCTCGCCCCCGAACACACGCGAACCGGCAAAGCCACTAAGAGCACAGACGTGTTTGCATTCGGAGTGTTTTTGCTTGAGGTCGCCTGCGGGAGAAGGCCGATCCAGAATGGAGATGCGGAGGACACGATATTGGTGGACTGGGTATTTTCTTTCTGGGACGGAGGTGCCATTCTCGAGGCCAGAGATCCGAAGTTGGGGACGGAGTTTGTGGAAGAAGAAATGGAGTTGGTTCTGAAACTCGGGTTGATGTGTTCCCACGCTGAGCCGCTGATGAGGCCTAGCATCCGTCAAGTTTTGCATTACTTGGAGGGCGATATTCCAACGCCGGAGTTGTCATCCATCAGCGGCAGGTTAACAGTCGGTCATCACGGAGGTTTTGATGATTTGGCTAAGTCTCCGTCCTCCATGGAAGAGGCATTTCAGCAATCATATTCTGCTGCAGAATCGCTTCTCTCAGGTGGGCGATGA